A single Pseudodesulfovibrio aespoeensis Aspo-2 DNA region contains:
- a CDS encoding CHC2 zinc finger domain-containing protein has product MSMGGTDNVREYYRHVTEMDIGDVARELLPGRITQETGQRLMCDCPNHQSQSRLSLHVMLDKQGWYCFGCGVGGDVLQLVEFIQTGSVTAGQSGPMPDSHRQARDYLAKKAGLPPLSRYGLSQERLAQTEADRAFELRVKDALTSLARLYHARLKESPEVLDWLKSKYALSEETIDDLLIGYADNASGAVAQLTGGEDGFSKRELAATGAFRPTSQDGLTPFFERRIVFPYWSRGRVVFMIGRKTPWTPDVGWEQGKYKKLPVHDEHQRPYVADFINNALLFNEDCLLARPGKVIITEGVTDCLALMQLGLPTVSPVTVRIRAADWERLIPKLRGVETVYICQDNELSQAGLKGALQTAHTLAEHKIDTRLVTLPLSETQLSARQELTERFGLTASVGPKELAKLLAGRPAEEIQAAEALLAIAKIDVNDYIAAGHTLEDFERLLAEASTPIEFGVRSLPEGAEEEERNRLLEPILGEISEQSPLEQARLLKLVQERIGGGVSMATLKEQIRAIQKDRKVEFRNEKKKAKRMSGAMPGSCRARVDEVLIDTELENGAPDYTLAAEAAYDWFTANGAQFFHTLQGEPFMYFDNAIYWMDSPDRGRKRHYAAMLYKHTGMVPTSNGGRTFFEVLPSLAMIRGQVRDHFSWLHTDVASYTVYFNLNNPEHEIAKITPDEIQIMKNGGNEDGIILDGSRKMKPLKFLPDADLEEADRLLVDLLVGNMTCPQGDRFLILSWLSCFLLIDFAGTRPMTRFEGSAGSGKTTASKITSTLLYGEPQHKKATDAANYTDGSQNPLIVLDNIEVKQMTEDLTTFMLTSITGIAKEKRKSGTDSETITERTKCLLNTTGIEPLCGELSEILSRSFVINFDLANQASDCFLESEVISAIQQNRDLIISAIMKRTSHVLAMIRDGAQKQVMRLLHRTMPTHGKRRCNDYLSLMYLMMLAGSEEHEVTTGLEELSPLFIEQIHSINDTSQEMARESNPIATALASLFHAYRNAVELDEKARYGEDDRANHVVGFIERYQVRFENENTMEPVSAGRLLAALRRVGREFNLEFEYKKPAQLGRRISNDLDVIRDAGFDIDRQRNAHTKNFEYRIAKTANF; this is encoded by the coding sequence GGGCGGAACGGATAACGTCAGGGAGTATTACCGGCACGTCACCGAGATGGACATCGGTGACGTGGCCCGGGAACTCCTGCCGGGACGGATCACCCAGGAGACCGGCCAGCGCTTGATGTGCGACTGCCCCAACCATCAGAGCCAGTCGCGTCTGTCGCTGCACGTGATGCTCGACAAGCAGGGCTGGTACTGCTTCGGCTGCGGAGTCGGCGGTGATGTGCTGCAGCTCGTTGAGTTCATTCAGACGGGCTCGGTCACCGCCGGGCAATCCGGTCCGATGCCGGACAGCCACCGTCAGGCCCGGGACTATCTCGCCAAGAAGGCGGGCTTGCCGCCGCTGTCGCGCTATGGCCTCAGCCAGGAGCGTCTCGCCCAGACGGAGGCCGACCGCGCCTTCGAACTGCGGGTCAAGGACGCGCTGACCTCGCTGGCCAGGCTTTACCACGCCAGACTCAAAGAGTCGCCGGAGGTCCTCGACTGGCTGAAATCCAAATACGCCCTGAGCGAGGAGACCATCGACGATCTCCTGATCGGCTACGCGGACAACGCGTCCGGCGCGGTCGCCCAACTGACCGGGGGTGAGGACGGTTTCTCCAAGCGGGAGCTCGCCGCCACCGGCGCTTTCCGTCCCACCAGCCAGGACGGCCTGACGCCATTTTTCGAGCGCCGGATCGTCTTTCCCTACTGGAGCCGTGGCCGGGTGGTGTTCATGATCGGCCGCAAGACGCCGTGGACCCCGGACGTTGGCTGGGAGCAAGGGAAATACAAGAAACTGCCGGTTCACGACGAACACCAACGGCCTTACGTCGCCGACTTCATCAACAACGCGCTGCTGTTCAACGAGGACTGCCTGCTGGCGAGGCCCGGCAAGGTGATCATCACCGAGGGGGTGACCGATTGCTTGGCGCTGATGCAACTGGGCCTGCCCACCGTATCTCCGGTCACCGTCCGCATCCGGGCCGCCGATTGGGAGCGCCTGATCCCCAAGCTGCGCGGCGTCGAAACTGTCTACATCTGCCAGGACAACGAACTCTCCCAGGCCGGTCTCAAAGGGGCGCTGCAAACCGCTCACACCCTGGCCGAACACAAAATCGACACCCGCCTGGTGACGCTGCCCTTGTCGGAGACACAGCTCTCGGCCCGGCAGGAGCTGACCGAACGCTTCGGCCTGACGGCAAGCGTGGGGCCGAAGGAGCTGGCCAAGCTACTGGCGGGACGTCCCGCCGAGGAAATCCAGGCGGCCGAGGCGCTTCTCGCCATCGCCAAGATCGACGTCAACGATTACATTGCCGCCGGGCATACCCTGGAGGATTTCGAACGCCTGCTCGCCGAGGCCAGCACGCCCATCGAGTTCGGCGTGCGCTCGCTGCCCGAGGGCGCTGAAGAGGAAGAACGCAACCGCCTGCTCGAACCGATTCTGGGGGAGATTTCCGAACAGTCGCCGCTGGAACAGGCACGCCTGCTGAAGCTGGTGCAGGAGCGCATCGGCGGTGGTGTTTCCATGGCCACCCTGAAGGAACAGATCCGCGCCATCCAGAAGGACCGCAAGGTCGAGTTCCGCAACGAAAAGAAAAAGGCCAAGCGGATGTCCGGCGCAATGCCCGGATCATGCCGCGCCCGGGTCGACGAGGTGCTGATCGACACGGAGCTGGAGAACGGCGCTCCCGACTACACACTGGCAGCCGAGGCGGCCTACGACTGGTTTACCGCCAACGGTGCCCAGTTCTTTCATACCCTGCAGGGTGAGCCGTTCATGTATTTCGACAACGCCATCTACTGGATGGATTCGCCAGACCGGGGCCGAAAGCGCCACTACGCGGCCATGCTCTACAAGCACACGGGCATGGTGCCGACATCCAACGGCGGACGAACATTTTTCGAGGTGTTACCCAGCCTGGCCATGATCCGTGGCCAGGTGCGCGACCATTTCTCCTGGCTGCATACCGATGTGGCTTCCTACACCGTCTATTTCAACCTGAACAATCCGGAGCACGAGATCGCCAAGATCACCCCGGACGAAATTCAGATCATGAAGAATGGCGGCAACGAGGACGGCATCATCCTGGACGGCTCGCGCAAGATGAAGCCGCTGAAATTCCTGCCCGACGCCGACCTCGAAGAGGCGGACCGGCTCCTGGTCGATCTGCTGGTGGGCAACATGACCTGTCCACAAGGAGATCGCTTTCTCATCCTTTCCTGGCTCTCCTGTTTCTTGCTGATCGACTTCGCCGGGACGCGGCCCATGACCCGCTTCGAGGGCTCGGCCGGATCGGGCAAGACCACTGCCAGCAAGATCACGTCGACGCTGCTTTACGGCGAGCCCCAGCACAAGAAGGCCACCGACGCGGCGAACTACACCGACGGCTCGCAGAACCCGCTCATCGTCCTCGACAACATCGAGGTCAAGCAGATGACCGAGGATCTGACCACCTTCATGCTGACCAGCATCACCGGCATCGCCAAGGAGAAACGCAAGAGCGGCACAGACAGCGAGACCATCACCGAGCGGACCAAATGCCTGCTGAACACCACCGGCATCGAGCCGCTGTGCGGGGAGCTTTCGGAGATACTGTCGAGGTCCTTCGTTATCAACTTCGACCTCGCCAACCAGGCCAGCGACTGCTTTCTGGAATCGGAGGTCATCTCCGCCATCCAGCAGAACCGGGATCTGATCATTTCGGCCATCATGAAGCGGACCAGCCATGTGTTGGCGATGATTCGGGACGGAGCTCAGAAACAGGTCATGCGTCTGCTGCACCGAACCATGCCGACTCATGGCAAGCGCCGGTGCAACGACTATCTGAGCCTGATGTATCTGATGATGCTGGCCGGGTCCGAGGAGCACGAGGTGACCACCGGACTCGAGGAGCTGAGCCCGCTGTTCATCGAGCAGATCCATTCCATCAACGACACCAGCCAGGAAATGGCCCGGGAGTCGAACCCCATTGCCACGGCGCTGGCGTCGCTCTTCCATGCCTACCGGAACGCGGTGGAACTGGACGAGAAGGCCCGCTACGGTGAGGACGACCGGGCAAACCACGTGGTGGGGTTCATCGAACGCTATCAGGTGAGGTTCGAGAACGAGAACACCATGGAACCGGTGTCGGCGGGACGGCTGCTCGCGGCGCTGCGCAGGGTCGGCCGGGAATTCAACCTCGAATTCGAATACAAGAAGCCCGCCCAGCTCGGTCGGCGCATCAGCAACGACCTGGACGTCATCCGGGACGCCGGGTTCGACATCGACCGGCAGCGCAACGCCCACACCAAGAACTTCGAGTACCGGATTGCCAAGACCGCCAATTTCTAA
- a CDS encoding terminase large subunit domain-containing protein: MAVTDKERKLAATLSDPVLWGQAYLYNRDGSGRDYWPHQVEDLRCLARNIIHLDGRDVGKSIVLSTDALHYAFTTRGGQGLIAAPHQGHLDSIIEEIEYQLDTNPDLMNSIAVTKYGKPKIHRKPYFRLEFTNGSVLYFRPAGAYGDSFRSLHVGRVWVDEGAWLTERAWKALRQCLKTGGILRIYSTPNGLRDTTYYRLTSSDQFHVFRWPSWLNPLWTEDRESELLEFYGGRDSSGWQHEVAGEHGKPSYGAFNVEQFNLCRQDLLEYQKIVITDSELRDCDTEEAAHDRMEMLLNLTPRSGQFWIGGDLGYTNDPTEIIVFQEMEVGERTLLKMILRVHLEHVSYPHIAQIFALLERYYTPAGIGVDNGGNGLAVVQELLTLDKYRGLELEGRLKGYDFGGMTRLAVRDGKEIKKRTKELMTSLINGALQRKQLIFPSDDLEVEDQFTTHTYTLRDGKIIYSKGNDHIIDAVRCAMLIREEGNLDPVGEEVVSLKPVLTNPVFI, from the coding sequence ATGGCAGTAACCGACAAGGAGCGCAAACTCGCGGCGACCCTGAGCGATCCCGTGTTGTGGGGGCAAGCCTACCTCTACAACCGGGATGGCTCAGGCCGCGACTACTGGCCGCATCAGGTGGAGGACCTGCGCTGTCTGGCCAGGAACATCATTCACCTCGACGGCCGGGACGTGGGCAAGTCCATTGTGCTCTCGACCGACGCGCTCCATTACGCCTTCACCACCCGGGGTGGCCAGGGCCTGATAGCGGCCCCGCACCAAGGGCACCTCGACAGCATTATCGAGGAGATCGAGTACCAGCTCGACACCAACCCGGATCTGATGAACAGCATCGCCGTGACCAAGTACGGCAAACCCAAGATCCATCGCAAACCCTATTTCCGGCTGGAGTTCACCAACGGTTCAGTGCTCTATTTCCGTCCGGCTGGGGCCTATGGCGATTCCTTTCGCTCCCTGCATGTGGGCCGCGTCTGGGTCGATGAGGGAGCCTGGCTGACGGAGCGGGCCTGGAAGGCGCTGCGCCAGTGCCTCAAGACGGGGGGAATTCTGCGCATCTACTCCACGCCCAACGGCCTGCGCGACACCACTTACTACCGGCTCACCTCGTCCGACCAGTTCCATGTGTTCCGCTGGCCGTCCTGGCTCAATCCGCTCTGGACCGAGGACCGCGAGTCTGAACTGCTGGAATTCTATGGCGGCCGGGACAGTTCCGGCTGGCAGCACGAGGTGGCCGGTGAACACGGCAAGCCCTCCTATGGGGCCTTCAATGTCGAGCAGTTCAACCTCTGTCGGCAGGATTTGCTGGAGTATCAGAAGATCGTCATCACCGATTCCGAGCTGCGCGATTGCGACACCGAGGAAGCGGCCCACGACCGGATGGAGATGCTGCTCAATCTCACCCCCCGCAGCGGGCAGTTCTGGATCGGCGGTGACCTGGGCTACACCAACGATCCTACCGAGATCATAGTTTTCCAGGAAATGGAGGTCGGCGAGCGGACCCTGCTGAAGATGATCCTGCGCGTGCATCTGGAACACGTTTCCTATCCGCATATCGCTCAGATCTTCGCCCTGCTGGAGCGGTACTACACCCCTGCAGGCATCGGCGTGGACAACGGCGGGAATGGACTGGCCGTGGTGCAGGAACTGCTCACTCTGGACAAATACAGGGGGCTGGAGCTGGAAGGCAGGCTTAAGGGATACGACTTCGGCGGCATGACCCGACTGGCGGTGCGCGATGGCAAGGAAATTAAGAAGCGGACCAAGGAGCTGATGACCAGCCTCATCAACGGGGCACTGCAACGCAAGCAGCTCATTTTCCCCTCGGACGACCTGGAGGTGGAAGACCAGTTCACCACCCACACCTACACCCTGCGTGACGGCAAGATCATCTATTCCAAGGGCAACGACCACATCATCGACGCGGTGCGCTGCGCCATGCTGATCCGGGAAGAAGGTAACCTCGACCCGGTCGGCGAAGAGGTGGTTTCGCTCAAACCCGTGCTCACCAATCCGGTCTTCATCTGA
- a CDS encoding site-specific integrase codes for MSNRTADLDLAGATEAFCASLSAEGRSPATIAAYRRDLALLARVAEKLAAGIICREITPGLLDQVFSSEAVADSERGPRSAASLHRMKAALRAFFAWAIDVGIVDDNPARSIRMHRLPRKLPVFLTVGEKKRLLKELKGRTDFPAFRDRAMIEVLLGTGIRLGELAALDMDDIDLDAKHLRVWAKGNVPQVKFIKTDLRTLLRRYLAERRRRGRPEMEALFLSNRDSRLCQRQIANRLAHWLRKAGIEKELTPHGMRHTFATHLYGATNDLLVVQRALGHRDVSTTQIYTHLVDGQLEEALERL; via the coding sequence ATGAGCAATCGAACGGCTGACCTCGATCTGGCGGGCGCGACAGAGGCGTTCTGTGCCAGCCTGTCGGCCGAAGGACGCTCGCCAGCGACCATAGCCGCATACCGCAGGGATCTCGCCCTGTTGGCCCGCGTGGCGGAGAAACTGGCTGCCGGGATTATCTGCAGGGAGATTACGCCAGGGCTCCTCGACCAGGTGTTCTCCTCCGAGGCGGTGGCTGACAGTGAAAGAGGTCCGCGCTCAGCCGCGTCGCTCCATCGCATGAAGGCGGCTCTGCGGGCGTTCTTTGCCTGGGCCATTGATGTGGGCATCGTCGATGACAACCCGGCGCGGTCCATCCGCATGCACCGTCTGCCAAGAAAACTCCCGGTGTTCCTGACCGTCGGAGAAAAGAAACGCCTGCTCAAGGAACTCAAGGGCCGAACCGACTTTCCCGCCTTCCGCGACCGCGCCATGATCGAGGTGCTCCTTGGCACCGGGATCAGGCTTGGCGAGCTGGCCGCGCTCGACATGGATGACATCGACCTTGACGCCAAGCATCTGCGGGTGTGGGCCAAGGGGAATGTGCCGCAGGTCAAGTTCATCAAGACCGACCTCCGCACGTTGCTGCGCCGCTACCTGGCCGAGCGCCGTCGACGCGGCCGCCCGGAAATGGAAGCCCTGTTCCTGTCGAACCGGGACAGCAGACTCTGCCAGCGGCAGATCGCCAACCGGCTCGCCCACTGGCTGCGGAAAGCCGGGATCGAAAAGGAACTGACGCCGCACGGTATGCGGCACACTTTCGCCACCCATCTCTACGGCGCGACCAACGACCTGCTCGTGGTGCAGCGGGCCTTGGGGCACCGGGACGTGTCCACCACCCAGATCTACACCCACCTCGTGGACGGCCAGCTCGAGGAAGCCCTCGAACGTCTCTGA